Proteins encoded together in one Penaeus vannamei isolate JL-2024 chromosome 9, ASM4276789v1, whole genome shotgun sequence window:
- the LOC113815853 gene encoding zinc finger protein 429: protein MNTNMNVNLFWEHNVKCEFCEATFDTQDTLKQHLRLHSRRKPYKCDDCGAKFSYNSTLEWHKKSHTGEMPFKCDECGAQFLQNSMLVWHKRKHRIGESSQSPAIVVNMANIYHQQSVQNFSNMFNLPGLMTATNSVASGTASLSVCTEASGTNTTPNSHIYTSVPTHVNATASSSCGILSDLLGKRKLDGEEGTFRCDICGSVFMHSASLKSHMQNKHNMGDNNPFHILARQQEASGQIIPRKKIILEKPFKCDLCGAGFNTNGHLKSHRQKHIIDRPYKCEKCGLTFSDKSILESHERRHQAERPYKCDRCGAAFFRESHLQRHLKRHTGELV from the coding sequence atgaatacaaacatGAATGTCAATTTGTTTTGGGAACACAATGTTAAGTGTGAGTTTTGTGAGGCAACTTTTGACACTCAGGACACTCTAAAGCAGCACTTAAGACTTCATTCTCGAAGAAAGCCTTACAAATGTGATGACTGTGGTGCAAAATTTTCATATAACAGTACTTTAGAATGGCATAAGAAGAGTCATACTGGTGAAATGCCCTTTAAGTGTGATGAATGTGGTGCACAATTTCTGCAGAATAGTATGCTAGTGTGGcataaaagaaaacacagaatagGAGAAAGCTCACAAAGTCCAGCAATTGTTGTAAATATGGCAAATATTTACCATCAGCAAAGTGTACAGAATTTTTCCAACATGTTCAATTTACCAGGATTAATGACAGCTACAAATTCAGTAGCTTCAGGTACTGCTTCATTGTCTGTGTGTACAGAAGCCTCAGGCACAAATACAACACCTAATTCACATATTTATACTTCTGTGCCAACTCATGTTAATGCAACAGCATCTTCATCCTGTGGAATTTTGTCAGATTTATTAGGCAAGAGAAAATTAGATGGTGAAGAAGGGACATTTCGTTGTGACATCTGTGGATCAGTGTTTATGCACAGTGCAAGTCTAAAATCACATATGCAAAATAAACATAACATGGGTGACAATAATCCATTTCATATCCTTGCAAGACAACAGGAAGCTAGTGGTCAGATAATTCCACGgaagaaaataattttagaaaaaccCTTCAAATGTGATCTTTGTGGTGCTGGATTCAATACGAATGGTCATTTAAAAAGTCATCGACAGAAACACATCATAGACAGACCTTATAAATGTGAGAAATGTGGTTTGACATTTTCAGATAAATCTATTCTTGAATCACATGAAAGAAGGCATCAAGCTGAGAGACCATATAAGTGTGATCGTTGTGGTGCAGCATTTTTCCGTGAGAGTCATTTACAAAGACACTTGAAACGACATACTGGAGAGTTagtttga